In the Candidatus Omnitrophota bacterium genome, one interval contains:
- a CDS encoding glucodextranase DOMON-like domain-containing protein produces MKRKANVLFYMFVALGVIFTTQRMAGAFSGHPVLVGGATNDWIGTTPSEPNSWTISGGEYIWKDGVGDDTGNGSYTYPLQKALKGGCDLREFRLSYDDKNLYLLIKCDRPGDFWPPLRIIGIHKEGTAGGMTLLAQGDANEPDFDKGVSANLKVAPELACQYVIAISSSAYKGRIWDAEGKLVARKEGEKDDTPDFKVEGVNWNHVEAAIPLELIGGSPAGQVWKIVIAIGQQDFDVARKIDVDASEWNGGGGAPNNSNPYVYDLAGADKETQEKELGSYNPNAPFGDPDGFAVITKSFLKIDFRNEGPGKLSRRGENGTETGFLSGVCVFFPALLSR; encoded by the coding sequence ATGAAAAGGAAAGCAAACGTTCTTTTTTATATGTTCGTGGCTTTGGGAGTCATCTTTACCACTCAGCGGATGGCCGGAGCTTTTTCCGGCCATCCGGTCCTTGTCGGCGGCGCGACCAACGACTGGATCGGGACGACGCCGTCCGAACCCAACAGCTGGACGATAAGCGGAGGGGAATATATATGGAAGGACGGCGTGGGCGATGATACCGGTAACGGCAGTTATACCTATCCTCTCCAGAAGGCCCTGAAAGGGGGATGCGACCTAAGGGAGTTCAGGCTTAGCTACGACGACAAGAACCTCTACTTGCTGATAAAATGCGACCGGCCCGGGGATTTCTGGCCCCCTTTAAGGATAATAGGGATACATAAAGAAGGAACCGCGGGCGGCATGACCCTCCTGGCGCAGGGTGATGCGAATGAACCGGATTTTGATAAAGGAGTTTCCGCCAACCTGAAGGTCGCGCCGGAGCTGGCCTGCCAATATGTGATCGCTATATCATCCTCCGCATATAAGGGCCGGATATGGGATGCCGAAGGAAAACTTGTTGCCCGGAAAGAGGGCGAAAAGGACGATACTCCCGATTTTAAGGTGGAAGGAGTGAATTGGAATCATGTCGAAGCCGCGATACCTCTGGAGCTGATAGGCGGCAGTCCGGCGGGACAGGTATGGAAGATCGTCATCGCCATAGGCCAGCAGGATTTTGATGTCGCGCGCAAGATAGACGTGGACGCGAGCGAATGGAACGGCGGAGGCGGCGCGCCGAACAACTCCAATCCGTATGTCTATGACCTGGCCGGCGCCGATAAAGAGACGCAGGAGAAAGAATTGGGAAGCTATAACCCGAATGCGCCGTTCGGGGATCCCGACGGATTCGCCGTTATAACAAAATCATTCCTGAAAATTGATTTCAGGAATGAAGGTCCGGGTAAATTGTCAAGGAGGGGTGAAAATGGCACGGAAACCGGTTTTTTATCTGGTGTTTGCGTCTTTTTTCCTGCTCTGCTCTCCCGCTGA
- a CDS encoding glucodextranase DOMON-like domain-containing protein, which produces MARKPVFYLVFASFFLLCSPAEATDRYGPFSGHSIKVDGSLADWVGIAPSSPNTGAISGGEFIWRDASGDDTGNGNYTYPMNAAFARAADLEEFRVTWDNKNVYFLIKTAMPGEWWAPYRVIAIDTDGAGGGGKGMRVIQQGYINAEAADSGTFGELKVSDALAANYVIAIAGTYKGRIWDEKGNLVAKAAGESTDTRGFKIKDSNACAIEIQVPQKIIGNPAGKIWRFIVACGLEDKEHAREVYKVAEEWHGGGGESTTAEDGVDPDFYDLAGLGRNTQETELSSYGSNKPAGDTSGFAEIKRSYLQVKFAPYPNAKSLK; this is translated from the coding sequence ATGGCACGGAAACCGGTTTTTTATCTGGTGTTTGCGTCTTTTTTCCTGCTCTGCTCTCCCGCTGAGGCGACAGACAGGTACGGGCCTTTTTCCGGCCATTCGATAAAAGTGGACGGTTCGCTTGCCGACTGGGTAGGCATCGCCCCGTCCAGTCCTAATACCGGCGCGATAAGCGGCGGAGAGTTCATATGGAGGGACGCCTCCGGAGACGATACCGGGAACGGTAATTATACATATCCAATGAACGCCGCTTTCGCGAGGGCCGCTGACTTAGAAGAGTTCAGGGTCACGTGGGACAACAAAAACGTTTATTTTTTGATCAAGACGGCCATGCCGGGCGAATGGTGGGCTCCTTACCGCGTCATAGCCATAGATACGGATGGCGCTGGCGGAGGAGGGAAAGGAATGCGGGTTATACAGCAGGGCTATATTAATGCCGAGGCCGCGGATTCCGGCACGTTTGGGGAATTAAAGGTTTCCGATGCGCTTGCGGCGAATTACGTAATAGCCATAGCCGGCACATACAAGGGGCGCATCTGGGACGAGAAGGGTAACCTTGTCGCAAAGGCCGCCGGTGAAAGCACGGATACCCGCGGTTTCAAGATAAAGGATTCCAACGCTTGCGCTATTGAGATCCAGGTGCCGCAAAAGATAATCGGGAATCCTGCCGGGAAGATATGGAGATTTATCGTGGCCTGCGGCCTCGAAGACAAAGAGCATGCCAGGGAGGTCTATAAGGTTGCTGAGGAATGGCATGGCGGCGGAGGGGAATCCACGACAGCCGAAGACGGTGTAGACCCGGATTTTTATGACCTGGCCGGCCTCGGCCGGAACACGCAGGAGACGGAGCTTTCGAGTTACGGTTCCAACAAGCCGGCAGGGGACACCTCGGGTTTCGCGGAGATAAAAAGGTCTTATTTACAGGTAAAGTTCGCGCCGTATCCGAACGCGAAGAGCCTGAAATAA
- a CDS encoding LacI family DNA-binding transcriptional regulator: MKKVTFKEISRIVGVSPMHVSRALAGHPYVKEELRREISKVAKKLNYSINPFGRGLSKNIQMKARMICVLTKYGNFFRTEYFVNLIDAISSNCRAKGYDVIIASLTDDESGNIKRLKNLVSYYKAGIIEGFVFIAPDLDAAEGFFLRAEKVNFVCAGSRIDAATKYVDVDNFRAGSEVGGYLIRLGHRRIAFVKGLEKRRDSRERQQGFLNALTASRIAPDESLFIAGDYSIPGGKKATAELFSRKKKPDAIFYANDLMAYGGLEFFKEKKIRVPREISIVGFDDLAASSRTEPPLTTARQPYKEMGEAVMEAVSRPEFASRMITAKLIIRKSCDNPRRRG; the protein is encoded by the coding sequence ATGAAGAAAGTCACCTTTAAGGAGATCTCCAGGATAGTCGGCGTGTCCCCGATGCACGTGTCGAGGGCCCTCGCAGGGCACCCTTACGTAAAGGAGGAACTGCGCCGCGAGATATCCAAAGTAGCCAAGAAGCTCAACTACAGCATCAATCCCTTCGGCCGCGGCCTGTCCAAGAATATCCAGATGAAAGCCCGGATGATATGCGTCCTGACCAAATACGGGAACTTCTTCCGGACCGAGTATTTCGTCAACCTGATAGACGCAATCAGCAGCAATTGCAGGGCGAAGGGATACGACGTGATAATAGCGAGCCTCACGGACGATGAAAGCGGCAACATAAAGAGGCTCAAGAACCTGGTCAGTTATTATAAGGCGGGCATAATAGAGGGGTTCGTCTTCATCGCGCCGGACCTCGACGCCGCGGAAGGTTTTTTCCTGCGCGCGGAAAAGGTCAATTTTGTCTGCGCCGGCAGCAGGATAGATGCAGCTACGAAATATGTCGACGTCGATAATTTCAGGGCGGGCTCCGAGGTCGGCGGCTATCTTATCCGCCTGGGCCACAGGAGGATAGCTTTTGTGAAAGGCCTCGAGAAGAGGCGCGATAGCCGGGAGAGGCAGCAGGGTTTCTTGAATGCCCTGACGGCAAGCAGGATCGCGCCGGACGAGAGCCTATTCATTGCCGGCGATTACAGTATTCCCGGCGGGAAGAAGGCGACGGCGGAATTGTTTTCGCGCAAGAAGAAGCCGGACGCGATATTTTATGCTAACGACCTTATGGCCTACGGCGGCCTCGAATTTTTCAAGGAAAAAAAGATAAGGGTACCGCGCGAGATCTCTATCGTGGGTTTTGACGACCTCGCTGCGTCGTCCCGGACCGAGCCCCCGCTTACGACCGCGAGGCAACCTTATAAAGAGATGGGAGAGGCGGTCATGGAGGCTGTATCCCGCCCGGAATTCGCTTCAAGGATGATAACAGCGAAATTAATAATAAGGAAGAGCTGCGACAACCCAAGGAGAAGAGGATGA
- a CDS encoding glucodextranase DOMON-like domain-containing protein, whose amino-acid sequence MGKVAVLLAVGLVFSSVCFAEDAVTGHTIAVDKNIKDWTGVAPEQENSAAVSNGEYIWKDAAGDDTGNGKYTYPLDKALKKGADLKEFRVTFDKENLYILIKTDRPGDWWTGFKVIGIHKEGVAGGTQVLAQGDPDELNFDSGTFANLKVAPELACQYVVAVSSTYKGRIYDEKGKMIARKEAQPDDTAGFKVDDFNWNAVEIAVPLSLIGGSPAGQTWKFVVAAGQQDNDIARKVLVEQSQYNGGGGAENGENPSAYDLAGADKATQEKDLGSYDSNAAEEDPKGFATIEKSFLTVNFAK is encoded by the coding sequence ATGGGTAAAGTGGCGGTGTTGTTAGCGGTCGGATTGGTCTTTTCGTCTGTCTGTTTCGCCGAGGATGCGGTCACAGGGCATACTATCGCGGTCGATAAGAATATAAAGGACTGGACCGGCGTTGCTCCGGAGCAGGAGAACTCGGCAGCGGTGAGCAACGGAGAGTATATCTGGAAGGATGCCGCCGGCGACGATACGGGAAACGGGAAATACACTTATCCTTTGGATAAAGCGCTCAAGAAGGGCGCGGACCTGAAGGAGTTCAGGGTCACGTTCGACAAGGAGAACCTTTATATCCTGATCAAGACCGACAGGCCCGGAGACTGGTGGACCGGTTTCAAGGTGATAGGGATACACAAGGAAGGCGTAGCGGGCGGCACACAGGTCCTGGCCCAGGGTGATCCGGACGAATTAAATTTTGATTCGGGCACTTTCGCTAACCTGAAGGTCGCGCCGGAGTTAGCCTGCCAGTATGTGGTGGCGGTCTCATCGACTTACAAAGGCCGTATCTATGACGAGAAAGGCAAGATGATAGCGCGCAAAGAGGCGCAACCGGACGATACAGCCGGGTTCAAGGTTGACGATTTCAACTGGAATGCGGTAGAGATAGCAGTCCCGTTAAGCCTCATCGGCGGGAGCCCTGCGGGCCAGACATGGAAGTTCGTTGTGGCGGCCGGACAGCAGGATAACGATATTGCCCGTAAGGTATTGGTCGAACAGAGCCAGTATAACGGCGGCGGCGGAGCCGAAAACGGAGAAAACCCGAGCGCATATGACCTCGCAGGCGCCGATAAGGCTACACAGGAGAAAGATCTCGGCAGTTACGACTCTAATGCAGCGGAGGAGGACCCGAAAGGTTTCGCTACGATAGAAAAATCGTTCCTGACCGTTAATTTTGCGAAGTAA
- a CDS encoding beta-galactosidase → MIKQEVSVEEKVISFDKKSMIINGKRVMLYGGEFHYFRVPHELWEDRLRKMKAAGLNLVATYIPWNFHEMKEGEFIWEGDRDLDKFVTLTEKYGFYLAIKPGPYICAEWDFGGFPDWLLGKDVKLREDDPEYLRLIGRYYKEIAGILRPHLVTKGGNIILFQIENEYDHLIAFTGIKRYKDGALRYHLKLLKMAREAGIDVPAFTVEGSFLRKSEIIDARTYYPNIPWIWLWEFDDFDKAIEASVAQQPKKPLMIMELETGWFAQFGKPLYQIEPEVTRAILRTVIAEGASVMSHFLFVGGTTFPYWNCKGDYGGIGTCTTYDFGHSPLREWGEVSPTKYHMARNTAQFLDSFEDVLFGSEKIEGAAKFIDSGNTVALVDRRKGAAKPDFSGTFENVKVTERAGKKGGFLMVRNLTDDTLRTQIEYLSPAGKKNKKLPSSGDLKLAPRSSFLFPIDVPIGDKGVVIKHSTCELLLKKEIGENAFVFLTGRPELRGETYIKCGPVKPAVIEGDFDVKRVKDGYIIGNENSGLRIIKIEGIFLVFLDDKTAAKIWDGEETVAISDYYYIEDLIADGRSIEINAQVKNGCNQLTRIFTAVRPRSVTINKEKAPFKYDKKTGSVIFKYDCAVEELPRITWLDSPRFISDLDEKEPGFDDSSWKTITMPKALEQAGLLKHGFIWYRQEFGLKGRPSECLVKIITNDMDRFYVYVNGEFIWRGIGSPCLDITGAARKGKNLLAVRYENAYHTKAHPHEGPIKKLSGIMQPVRIRGRAQGKSFNIVINKLLVRENAGGLLKGYHEPEIDENGWKISPSAKKYVFAKEMGELVWYRRRFKFLPRKGGTCALKLTIDHAFERCVIYLNGRALGKYESVGPQNDFYIPEPFLRAENTLAILVEGPGFHPVKGSGFVPPVLKDPRIGFYYAAKKVSARVSAY, encoded by the coding sequence TTGATTAAACAGGAGGTTTCGGTGGAGGAGAAGGTGATCTCTTTCGACAAAAAGAGCATGATCATTAACGGGAAACGCGTCATGCTCTACGGGGGGGAATTCCATTACTTCCGCGTGCCGCACGAACTTTGGGAGGACAGGCTCCGTAAGATGAAGGCGGCGGGGCTCAACCTGGTCGCTACGTATATACCCTGGAATTTCCATGAGATGAAGGAGGGTGAGTTCATCTGGGAAGGCGACCGCGACCTCGATAAGTTCGTGACGCTGACGGAAAAATACGGGTTTTATCTTGCGATAAAGCCGGGGCCGTATATCTGCGCGGAATGGGATTTCGGCGGGTTCCCTGACTGGCTCCTCGGAAAGGACGTAAAACTGCGCGAGGACGACCCGGAGTACCTCAGGCTTATCGGCAGGTATTATAAGGAGATCGCCGGGATCCTGCGGCCGCACCTGGTCACAAAAGGCGGCAATATAATCCTATTCCAGATAGAGAACGAATATGACCACCTGATCGCGTTCACCGGCATAAAGAGATACAAGGACGGCGCCCTTCGATACCACCTCAAGCTTTTAAAGATGGCGCGCGAGGCGGGCATAGACGTGCCGGCGTTCACGGTGGAGGGGAGTTTCCTGAGGAAGAGCGAGATAATCGACGCGAGGACCTATTACCCGAACATCCCGTGGATATGGCTATGGGAGTTCGATGATTTCGATAAGGCGATCGAGGCGTCGGTCGCCCAGCAACCGAAGAAGCCGCTGATGATAATGGAACTCGAGACAGGCTGGTTCGCGCAGTTCGGGAAGCCGCTGTACCAGATAGAGCCGGAGGTCACGAGGGCCATATTAAGGACGGTCATCGCCGAGGGCGCATCCGTCATGAGCCATTTCCTGTTCGTCGGCGGCACGACGTTCCCTTACTGGAACTGCAAGGGCGACTACGGCGGGATAGGCACCTGCACGACATATGATTTCGGCCATTCGCCGCTCAGGGAATGGGGAGAGGTCTCGCCGACGAAATACCACATGGCCCGCAACACCGCGCAGTTCCTCGATTCATTCGAGGACGTGCTCTTCGGTTCCGAAAAGATAGAGGGCGCGGCGAAGTTTATTGACAGCGGGAATACCGTGGCGCTCGTGGACCGGAGAAAGGGCGCGGCCAAACCCGACTTCTCCGGGACTTTCGAGAACGTCAAGGTCACCGAGAGGGCGGGAAAGAAAGGCGGGTTCCTGATGGTCCGCAACCTCACTGACGATACGCTCAGGACACAGATCGAATATCTTTCTCCGGCCGGGAAGAAAAATAAAAAGCTGCCCTCTTCCGGAGACCTTAAGCTCGCTCCCAGGTCCTCGTTCCTTTTCCCCATTGATGTCCCTATCGGCGATAAAGGGGTGGTCATCAAACACTCCACCTGCGAACTCCTTTTGAAGAAAGAGATAGGGGAGAACGCGTTTGTCTTCCTCACCGGGAGACCCGAATTGAGGGGCGAGACCTATATCAAGTGCGGTCCCGTAAAGCCCGCCGTCATCGAAGGCGATTTCGATGTGAAAAGGGTAAAGGACGGCTATATCATCGGGAACGAGAACTCGGGGCTCCGGATAATAAAAATAGAAGGGATATTCCTCGTTTTTCTCGACGACAAGACGGCCGCTAAAATATGGGACGGCGAAGAGACTGTCGCGATAAGCGATTACTACTACATCGAGGACCTTATCGCCGACGGGCGGTCGATCGAGATAAACGCGCAGGTCAAGAACGGATGCAACCAACTTACAAGGATATTTACCGCGGTCAGGCCTAGATCCGTAACTATCAACAAGGAAAAGGCGCCTTTTAAATATGACAAAAAGACCGGGTCGGTGATCTTCAAATACGATTGCGCGGTGGAGGAGCTTCCGAGGATAACATGGCTCGACTCCCCGCGGTTCATCTCCGACCTCGACGAGAAAGAGCCCGGTTTCGACGACTCGTCGTGGAAGACGATAACCATGCCTAAAGCGCTTGAGCAGGCCGGACTGCTCAAGCATGGTTTCATCTGGTACAGGCAGGAATTCGGGCTTAAAGGGAGGCCGTCGGAATGCCTGGTAAAGATAATAACCAACGATATGGACAGGTTCTATGTCTATGTCAACGGAGAATTCATCTGGCGGGGGATAGGCAGTCCCTGCCTTGATATTACCGGGGCGGCCAGGAAAGGGAAGAACCTCCTCGCGGTCAGGTATGAGAACGCCTACCATACCAAGGCGCATCCCCACGAAGGGCCGATAAAAAAACTCAGCGGCATAATGCAGCCGGTAAGGATCCGAGGAAGGGCGCAGGGAAAGTCCTTCAACATTGTCATTAATAAATTGCTGGTCCGCGAGAATGCGGGCGGCCTCTTGAAGGGCTATCATGAACCTGAGATCGATGAAAACGGCTGGAAGATCTCGCCTTCCGCCAAGAAGTATGTATTCGCGAAGGAGATGGGAGAGCTTGTCTGGTACAGGAGGAGGTTCAAGTTCCTGCCGCGCAAGGGCGGCACCTGCGCGCTCAAGCTCACGATAGACCACGCCTTCGAGAGGTGCGTCATATACCTGAACGGAAGGGCGCTAGGCAAATACGAGTCGGTCGGGCCGCAGAATGATTTTTATATCCCCGAGCCGTTCCTGCGCGCGGAGAATACTCTCGCTATCCTAGTCGAGGGGCCGGGCTTCCATCCCGTCAAAGGATCGGGGTTCGTCCCGCCGGTCCTTAAAGATCCCAGGATAGGTTTCTACTATGCGGCCAAAAAGGTGAGCGCGAGGGTATCGGCCTATTGA